From Acipenser ruthenus chromosome 2, fAciRut3.2 maternal haplotype, whole genome shotgun sequence, a single genomic window includes:
- the LOC117408741 gene encoding neuronal acetylcholine receptor subunit beta-2-like produces the protein MAAFLTLSLALLILAATTADAADAEERLVNSLLGPDRYNKLIRPAVNRSQLVTIAIKVSLSQLISVNEREQIMTTNVWLTQEWNDYRLMWDPQEYEGIKKLRIPSQHIWLPDIILYNNADGNYEVSFYCNAVVSHNGDIFWLPPAIYKSACKIEVKHFPFDQQNCTMKFRSWTYDHTEIDLVLTSDFASRDDFTPSGEWDIVSLPGRKNENPEDPTYVDITYDFIIKRKPLFYTINLIIPCVLITSLAILVFYLPSDCGEKMTLCISVLLALTVFLLLISKIVPPTSLDVPLIGKYLMFSMVLVTFSIVTSVCVLNIHHRSPSTHTMPQWVKRVFLEKLPALLFMKRPDNTNIRERLHRKQLKSCPDLKVSKSDGESVYVNEESAKKCGWKISDIPDDTEFRKRMTIKCNPGVEEAVEGVRFIAEHTKTEDDDQSIIEDWKYVAMVIDRLFLWIFVFVCVVGTVGLFLQPLFQNYTPSMADGE, from the exons CTGCTGATGCTGCTGATGCTGAAGAACGGCTGGTGAATAGCCTGTTGGGTCCAGATCGATACAACAAGCTCATCAGGCCTGCAGTAAACAGAAGCCAGTTAGTAACTATAGCAATTAAAGTATCGCTTTCACAGCTCATAAGTGTG AATGAAAGGGAGCAGATCATGACAACAAATGTCTGGCTCACCCAG GAGTGGAATGACTATCGTCTGATGTGGGATCCCCAGGAGTATGAAGGCATTAAGAAACTCAGAATCCCTTCACAACACATCTGGCTACCCGACATTATTCTATACAATAA TGCTGATGGAAACTATGAAGTCTCCTTTTATTGCAACGCGGTCGTATCTCACAACGGTGATATTTTTTGGCTTCCCCCGGCCATCTATAAGAGTGCATGCAAGATTGAAGTCAAGCATTTTCCTTTTGATCAACAAAACTGCACAATGAAGTTTCGCTCCTGGACCTATGATCATACTGAAATTGACCTGGTTTTAACAAGTGATTTTGCAAGCAGAGATGACTTCACTCCTAGTGGAGAATGGGACATTGTTTCTCTACCAGGGAGAAAAAATGAAAACCCTGAAGACCCAACGTACGTGGACATTACTTATGATTTCATTATTAAGAGAAAGCCATTGTTTTATACCATCAACTTGATTATTCCTTGTGTGCTTATAACGTCCCTGGCAATTTTGGTATTCTATCTTCCATCAGACTGTGGTGAAAAAATGACACTGTGCATTTCAGTTCTTCTTGCTTTAACTGTGTTTTTGCTGCTAATCTCAAAAATTGTTCCACCAACATCACTAGATGTCCCACTGATAGGTAAATACCTGATGTTTTCCATGGTCTTGGTAACTTTTTCCATTGTCACTAGTGTTTGTGTGCTGAACATTCATCATCGGTCACCGAGCACTCATACAATGCCGCAGTGGGTAAAGAGAGTGTTTCTAGAAAAGCTACCAGCTTTATTATTCATGAAGAGGCCAGACAATACCAATATACGAGAGAGACTGCATAGAAAGCAACTGAAGTCTTGCCCTGATCTTAAAGTAAGCAAAAGTGATGGTGAGTCAGTCTATGTCAATGAAGAGTCTGCCAAGAAGTGTGGCTGGAAAATAAGTGACATACCTGATGATACAGAGTTCAGGAAGAGAATGACCATTAAGTGCAACCCTGGTGTCGAGGAGGCTGTGGAGGGAGTGCGGTTTATTGCTGAACACACGAAAACCGAGGATGATGATCAAAGT ataattgaGGACTGGAAATATGTTGCCATGGTTATTGATCGTCTTTTCTTAtggatatttgtttttgtttgcgtGGTTGGAACAGTTGGACTTTTTCTTCAGCCTTTGTTTCAGAACTACACCCCAAGTATGGCTGATGGCGAGTAA